Proteins co-encoded in one Candidatus Dormiibacterota bacterium genomic window:
- a CDS encoding serine protease, with protein MPSPFRRGRSRLIAAGLLLAALALGVDGGASAETVAWAPAGSASVHPGVQLINVGAQCTAGFVLTEAGRVYLAEAAHCLSVGTPRGAEGDGCTTDSLPLGTPVDIAGARHRGTLAYSAWIAMRLLHEANPDLCTFNDLALVAVDPRDVALVNPSVPVWGGPTGLAPGIRVADAVFGYGGSELGLGLALLGPRQGRSVGDVAHGWSHDVVTAPPGSLGDSGSPFLDPHGAAIGALASIEISPVPGSNGIGDLARELDYVRLHSGLRRIQLALGTEPFTGHG; from the coding sequence GTGCCATCGCCATTCCGCCGCGGCCGTTCGCGCCTCATCGCGGCCGGGCTGCTGCTCGCCGCGCTCGCGCTGGGCGTGGACGGCGGCGCCTCGGCGGAGACGGTGGCATGGGCGCCGGCCGGGTCGGCGTCGGTCCACCCCGGGGTCCAGCTGATCAACGTCGGTGCCCAGTGCACCGCCGGGTTCGTCCTCACCGAGGCCGGCCGCGTCTACCTCGCCGAGGCCGCGCACTGCCTCAGCGTCGGCACTCCGCGGGGCGCCGAGGGCGACGGCTGCACCACCGACTCGCTGCCGCTGGGCACGCCGGTCGACATCGCCGGCGCCCGGCACCGCGGCACCCTCGCCTACAGCGCGTGGATCGCGATGCGCCTGCTCCACGAGGCCAACCCCGACCTCTGCACCTTCAACGACCTGGCCCTGGTCGCCGTCGACCCCCGCGACGTTGCGCTGGTGAACCCCTCGGTGCCGGTGTGGGGCGGCCCGACAGGCCTCGCCCCGGGGATCCGGGTGGCCGACGCCGTCTTCGGCTACGGCGGCTCGGAGCTGGGGCTGGGACTGGCCCTGCTCGGGCCCCGGCAGGGCCGGAGCGTCGGCGACGTCGCCCACGGCTGGAGCCACGACGTGGTCACCGCCCCGCCGGGCAGCCTCGGTGACTCGGGCAGCCCCTTCCTCGACCCCCACGGCGCCGCGATCGGTGCCCTCGCCAGCATCGAGATCAGCCCGGTGCCGGGCAGCAACGGCATCGGTGACCTCGCCCGCGAGCTCGACTACGTCCGCCTGCACTCCGGGCTGCGCCGCATCCAGCTCGCGCTGGGGACCGAGCCCTTCACCGGGCACGGGTAG
- a CDS encoding FAD-dependent oxidoreductase, with amino-acid sequence MATSNGIPQTPLRVAVVGSGPAGFYAAEHLLTDRAHSIRVDVFERLATPWGLVRSGVAPDHPKLKSVSRIYERTATQPGFRMFANVELGSDLTHQDLAEHYHAVVYAVGAQTDRRSGIPGEDLPGSWAATDFVGWYNGHPDYRDLEFDLSCERAVVVGNGNVAMDVARMLCLTHDELAVTDVGDHALDVLTGHRITEIVVLGRRGPEQAAFTTPELRELGELSDADVIVDPAELEIDPECREQAPSSTAVRNLDVLREYAGRTPQGRRRRIVLRFLTSPVEIHGVDRVESVTVVRNQLVRTAEGTLRARATDRTETVEAGLVMRAIGYTGVPLPGVPFDTGRGVIPNHCGRVLAEGEAVPGVYVTGWIKRGPSGVIGTNKKCAQETVDSLLEDADAGLLPVPRSDDAEEFEARLRARKPQLLTYAGWEAIDRHERALGAAQGRPRVKLTRLEHLLDVAAGAGEDSSPTRAR; translated from the coding sequence ATGGCCACCTCCAACGGCATCCCACAGACACCCCTGCGGGTCGCCGTGGTCGGCTCCGGGCCGGCCGGGTTCTACGCCGCCGAGCACCTGCTGACCGACAGGGCGCACAGCATCCGCGTCGACGTGTTCGAGCGGCTGGCCACCCCCTGGGGGCTGGTGCGCAGCGGCGTGGCCCCCGACCACCCCAAGCTGAAGTCGGTGAGCCGCATCTACGAGCGCACCGCGACCCAGCCCGGGTTCCGCATGTTCGCAAACGTCGAGCTCGGCAGCGACCTCACCCACCAGGACCTCGCCGAGCACTACCACGCGGTGGTCTACGCGGTCGGGGCGCAGACAGACCGGCGCAGCGGCATCCCCGGCGAGGACCTGCCCGGCAGCTGGGCGGCGACCGACTTCGTCGGCTGGTACAACGGCCATCCCGACTACCGCGACCTCGAGTTCGACCTCTCCTGCGAGCGGGCCGTGGTGGTGGGCAACGGCAACGTCGCCATGGACGTGGCCCGGATGCTCTGCCTCACCCACGACGAGCTCGCCGTCACCGACGTCGGCGACCACGCCCTCGACGTGCTCACCGGCCACCGAATCACCGAGATCGTGGTGCTCGGCCGCCGCGGACCCGAGCAGGCGGCCTTCACCACCCCGGAGCTGCGCGAGCTCGGCGAGCTCTCGGACGCGGACGTGATCGTCGACCCCGCCGAGCTCGAGATCGATCCGGAGTGCCGCGAGCAGGCGCCGAGCAGCACCGCGGTCCGCAACCTCGACGTGCTCCGCGAGTACGCCGGGCGCACCCCCCAGGGACGGCGCCGGAGGATCGTGCTCCGCTTCCTCACCTCGCCGGTCGAGATCCACGGCGTCGACCGGGTCGAGTCGGTGACCGTGGTGCGCAACCAGCTGGTGCGCACCGCCGAGGGCACCCTGCGCGCCCGCGCCACCGACCGGACCGAGACCGTCGAGGCCGGGCTGGTGATGCGCGCCATCGGCTACACCGGCGTGCCCCTGCCCGGGGTGCCCTTCGACACCGGCCGCGGGGTCATCCCCAACCACTGCGGACGGGTGCTCGCGGAGGGCGAGGCGGTCCCCGGCGTCTACGTGACCGGGTGGATCAAGCGCGGGCCCAGCGGGGTCATCGGCACCAACAAGAAGTGCGCCCAGGAGACCGTCGACTCGCTGCTCGAGGACGCCGACGCCGGCCTGCTCCCGGTGCCCCGCAGCGACGACGCCGAGGAGTTCGAGGCGCGGCTCCGCGCCCGCAAGCCGCAGCTTCTGACCTACGCCGGATGGGAGGCGATCGACCGTCACGAGCGCGCCCTCGGCGCGGCCCAGGGACGCCCGCGGGTGAAGCTGACCCGGCTCGAGCACCTCCTCGACGTGGCCGCGGGCGCCGGCGAGGACTCCTCGCCTACCCGTGCCCGGTGA